One window of Corynebacterium doosanense CAU 212 = DSM 45436 genomic DNA carries:
- the selB gene encoding selenocysteine-specific translation elongation factor: protein MYVVATAGHVDHGKSTLVKALTGQEPDRWDEEKRRGLTIDLGFVWTTLPSGRDLAFVDVPGHEKFLGNMLAGVGPAPAVMFIVAADEGWQEQSDDHRDAVDAFGITDVVIAMTRADRADEEQREQTRARIAREVAGTTLENAPVIEVSAHSGEGLDDLRRALDTLLELAPTPDPDARLRLWLDRSFSIRGAGTVVTGTLGAGTVSVGDTLDLSGVSVQVRGLQSEEKQATSMTPAARVAVNLRGRSADQIARGEVLVTPGAWIITDTLDVAGSGFDNPPREVVVHIGTAAVEAAFRRLGDRHARLTLTRALPLQVGDRLVLRKPGERSVYSGVQVLDVDPPELGRRGAGARRATELAGMNPAGDAAHEVTRRGAMRRADIVRLGIDVPADPPKGIVAFRDFWVHAVTLLRWRDVLANALDEHVGAEPLSPGLSRGAALTALNLPDENLLGLVVAAAKLEQGDGVLRRPGRPVDLGDAERGVATLEKRLRVVPFAAPEADDLTELGLGTRELAAAERAGRLLRLGDGVVLLPDAPRIALARLRGLDQPFTTSAARQVLDTTRRVAIPLLEHLDTAGLTRRIDGSLREVR from the coding sequence ATGTATGTCGTCGCCACCGCGGGCCACGTCGACCACGGAAAGTCCACGCTGGTCAAGGCGCTGACCGGCCAGGAACCCGACCGCTGGGACGAGGAGAAACGCCGCGGCCTCACCATCGACCTGGGTTTTGTGTGGACCACCCTGCCGTCCGGCCGGGACCTTGCGTTCGTCGACGTCCCCGGCCACGAGAAGTTCCTGGGCAACATGCTCGCCGGCGTCGGCCCCGCACCCGCGGTGATGTTCATCGTCGCCGCGGACGAGGGCTGGCAGGAGCAGTCCGACGATCACCGCGACGCCGTCGACGCCTTCGGTATCACCGACGTGGTCATCGCCATGACCCGCGCCGACCGGGCCGATGAGGAGCAGCGGGAGCAGACCCGCGCCCGGATCGCCCGCGAGGTCGCCGGCACCACCCTGGAGAACGCGCCCGTCATCGAGGTGTCCGCGCACTCGGGGGAGGGCCTGGACGACCTGCGCCGCGCGCTGGACACACTGTTGGAGCTGGCCCCCACGCCGGACCCGGACGCCCGGCTCCGGCTCTGGCTCGACCGCTCCTTCTCCATCAGGGGCGCCGGCACCGTCGTCACCGGCACCCTCGGCGCGGGCACGGTCAGCGTCGGCGACACCCTGGACCTGTCGGGGGTCTCCGTGCAGGTCCGCGGTCTGCAGTCCGAGGAGAAACAGGCCACCAGCATGACCCCGGCCGCGCGTGTGGCCGTCAACCTCCGCGGCCGCAGCGCGGACCAGATCGCCCGCGGCGAGGTCCTGGTCACCCCGGGCGCCTGGATCATCACCGACACGCTCGATGTCGCCGGCTCCGGGTTCGACAACCCCCCGCGCGAGGTGGTCGTCCACATCGGCACCGCCGCGGTGGAGGCCGCTTTTCGACGCCTGGGTGACCGCCACGCCCGCCTCACTCTCACCCGCGCCCTGCCGCTGCAGGTCGGCGACCGCCTCGTCCTGCGCAAACCCGGCGAGCGCAGCGTCTACTCCGGGGTGCAGGTGCTCGACGTCGACCCGCCAGAGCTTGGCCGCCGCGGGGCGGGTGCCCGCCGGGCCACGGAACTCGCCGGGATGAACCCCGCGGGCGACGCCGCCCACGAGGTCACCCGCCGGGGTGCGATGCGGCGCGCGGACATCGTCCGGCTCGGCATCGACGTGCCCGCGGACCCGCCGAAGGGCATCGTCGCCTTCCGCGACTTCTGGGTGCACGCCGTGACCCTCCTGCGGTGGCGCGACGTGCTGGCCAATGCCCTCGACGAGCATGTCGGGGCGGAGCCGCTGTCGCCCGGGCTCAGCCGCGGTGCGGCGCTCACCGCCCTGAATCTCCCGGACGAGAACCTGCTCGGGCTCGTCGTCGCCGCGGCCAAACTCGAACAAGGTGACGGTGTGCTGCGCCGACCGGGCCGCCCGGTCGACCTCGGTGACGCCGAGCGGGGCGTGGCCACGCTGGAGAAACGCCTGCGTGTGGTGCCCTTCGCCGCCCCCGAGGCCGATGACCTGACGGAGCTCGGCCTGGGCACCCGGGAACTCGCCGCGGCCGAGCGCGCCGGGCGGCTCCTGCGCCTCGGAGACGGCGTGGTGCTGCTCCCCGACGCCCCGCGGATCGCCCTGGCCCGCCTGCGCGGACTCGACCAGCCCTTCACCACCTCCGCCGCCAGGCAGGTGCTGGACACGACACGTCGAGTAGCGATACCCCTGCTCGAACACCTCGACACCGCGGGTCTGACCCGGCGTATCGACGGCTCCCTGCGCGAGGTCCGCTGA
- the selA gene encoding L-seryl-tRNA(Sec) selenium transferase — translation MVSDPRRRIPRTDVLLDLPEVRAAALSEAGKRSLIDAAQSRARALEIAPEEVAAQVVASLPERASSMTPVINATGVIIHTNIGRAPLSEQAQRALIDAAGYADVEMDLAMGQRSKNRGAGARDALLAAVPEAEDALVVNNGAAALLLATTALAENREVIISRGELIEIGAGFRLPELIESARVTLREVGATNRTHLADYAGAISEDTGAILKVHPSNYLITGFTSSVGVTELRGLDVPLIVDLGSGLLRHDDALPTEPDIAAQLTAGADVVIASGDKLLGGPQAGILLGKADAIARLKRHPLARALRMDKLRLAALEATVAGPDTPVAAALHLDPARYRARTEALAAAVGGEVVDHDGRVGGGGAPEYPLPGFAVRLPAELAPALRTGTPAVLPRVHDGACLVDLRCVPESRDGEVADAIQRAGK, via the coding sequence ATGGTGAGCGATCCACGGCGCAGAATCCCGCGCACCGACGTGCTGCTGGACCTCCCGGAGGTCCGCGCCGCGGCGCTGTCCGAGGCGGGGAAAAGATCGCTTATCGACGCCGCCCAGTCCCGTGCCCGCGCCCTGGAGATCGCCCCCGAGGAGGTTGCCGCGCAGGTCGTGGCCTCGCTGCCCGAGCGTGCCTCGTCGATGACCCCGGTCATCAACGCCACCGGCGTGATCATCCACACCAACATCGGCCGCGCGCCGCTCTCGGAGCAGGCGCAGCGCGCACTCATCGACGCCGCCGGGTACGCCGACGTGGAGATGGACCTGGCCATGGGGCAGCGGTCAAAGAACCGCGGCGCCGGCGCGCGCGACGCGTTGCTGGCCGCCGTGCCCGAGGCGGAGGACGCGCTGGTGGTGAACAACGGCGCCGCCGCACTGCTGCTGGCCACGACGGCGCTGGCGGAGAACCGCGAGGTGATCATCTCCCGCGGCGAGCTCATCGAGATCGGCGCGGGATTCCGCCTGCCGGAGCTCATCGAGTCCGCGCGGGTGACTCTCCGCGAGGTCGGCGCCACCAACCGCACACACCTGGCGGACTACGCAGGCGCGATCTCGGAGGACACCGGGGCGATCCTCAAGGTGCATCCCTCGAACTACCTCATCACCGGGTTCACCAGCTCCGTCGGTGTGACGGAGCTGCGCGGGCTGGACGTGCCGCTCATCGTGGACCTCGGCTCGGGGCTGCTGCGACACGACGACGCCCTGCCCACCGAACCCGACATCGCCGCCCAGCTCACCGCGGGCGCGGACGTGGTCATCGCCTCGGGGGACAAGCTGCTCGGCGGCCCGCAGGCGGGAATCCTCCTGGGTAAGGCGGACGCCATCGCCCGGCTGAAACGCCACCCGCTGGCCCGTGCCCTGCGCATGGACAAGCTGCGCCTCGCCGCACTGGAGGCGACCGTCGCCGGGCCCGACACCCCGGTCGCCGCGGCACTGCACCTCGACCCGGCCCGCTATCGCGCCCGCACCGAGGCACTGGCCGCGGCGGTCGGCGGAGAGGTCGTCGACCACGACGGCCGGGTCGGCGGCGGCGGGGCGCCGGAGTACCCGCTGCCCGGATTCGCCGTTCGCCTCCCGGCCGAGCTTGCGCCCGCGCTGCGCACCGGCACGCCCGCGGTTCTGCCCCGGGTCCACGACGGTGCGTGCCTGGTGGACCTGCGCTGCGTGCCCGAGTCACGCGACGGCGAGGTCGCGGACGCGATCCAAAGGGCGGGGAAGTAG
- the selD gene encoding selenide, water dikinase SelD, with product MSELLDRYKMTSYAHGGGCACKIPPGELEEAVRGLVGHADPNVIVGLDDGDDASAVRIADGLAVISTADFFTPVVNNAYDWGRIAAANALSDVYAMGGRPVTAINLLGWPREVLPTELMSEVLRGGLDVATQAGISVTGGHSIDSPEPTYGMAVTGVAHPDRLMRNDAAAAGLPITLTKPIGVGILNNRHKSTGEDFPEAVEQMVALNREASEAALAAGVRAATDVTGFGLLGHLYKMMRASGVSAVLDSSAVPALEAAVSSIAEGFVSGGSQRNLAWVRPHLVAEGVAEETLILLADAQTSGGLLVVGEVPGYPVIGETVAGEPGTVTVR from the coding sequence ATGAGCGAACTGTTGGACCGGTACAAGATGACCTCGTACGCGCACGGCGGCGGCTGCGCCTGCAAGATCCCGCCGGGCGAGCTGGAGGAGGCCGTGCGCGGCCTGGTCGGGCACGCGGACCCCAATGTCATCGTCGGGCTTGACGACGGCGACGACGCCTCGGCCGTGCGCATCGCCGACGGCCTGGCCGTCATCTCCACGGCGGACTTCTTCACACCCGTGGTCAACAACGCCTACGACTGGGGCCGCATCGCCGCGGCCAACGCGCTGAGCGACGTCTACGCCATGGGCGGGCGCCCCGTCACCGCCATCAACCTGCTCGGCTGGCCCCGCGAGGTGCTGCCCACCGAGCTCATGAGTGAGGTGCTGCGTGGCGGGCTGGACGTGGCCACCCAGGCGGGCATCTCCGTCACCGGCGGGCATTCCATCGACTCCCCCGAGCCGACCTACGGTATGGCCGTCACCGGCGTGGCACATCCGGACAGGCTCATGCGTAACGACGCCGCCGCAGCCGGGCTGCCCATCACCCTCACCAAGCCCATCGGCGTGGGCATCCTCAACAACCGGCATAAGTCCACCGGGGAGGACTTTCCCGAGGCGGTGGAGCAGATGGTCGCACTCAACCGGGAGGCCTCCGAGGCGGCGCTGGCCGCGGGTGTCCGGGCAGCGACGGATGTCACCGGCTTCGGGCTGCTCGGCCACCTGTACAAGATGATGCGTGCCTCCGGGGTGTCGGCCGTGCTCGACTCTTCCGCCGTGCCGGCCCTCGAGGCCGCGGTGTCCTCCATCGCCGAGGGGTTTGTCTCCGGAGGTTCCCAGCGCAACCTCGCATGGGTGCGCCCTCACCTGGTCGCCGAGGGCGTCGCCGAGGAGACACTCATCCTGCTCGCGGACGCGCAGACCTCCGGCGGCCTGCTGGTGGTCGGCGAGGTGCCGGGGTACCCCGTGATCGGCGAGACGGTGGCGGGCGAACCGGGGACGGTGACGGTGCGCTAA
- a CDS encoding putative hydro-lyase: MTPLEAREHFRTEARPTAGFARGYAQANLMILPREDAFDFLLFAQRNPKPCPLLGVLEPGQVSSDLLQGSDIRDCVPRYRVFENGSLVDEPVQVFDYWRDDLVTFMIGCSFTFEDALLENGVPVAHIENDCNVPMFRTNVATEPAGQFSGPLVVSMRPIPAGQVADAVRITSRYPAVHGAPVHVGDPSAIGISDLMSPDYGDAVPIPDGTIPVFWACGVTPQAVVAASKPSFAITHAPGHMLVTDARDLEYQVP; the protein is encoded by the coding sequence ATGACCCCGCTCGAAGCACGCGAGCATTTCCGGACCGAAGCCCGCCCTACAGCGGGCTTTGCCCGTGGATATGCCCAGGCAAACCTCATGATCCTCCCCCGCGAGGACGCCTTCGACTTCCTGTTGTTCGCCCAGCGCAACCCCAAACCCTGCCCGCTGCTCGGCGTGCTCGAACCCGGCCAGGTTTCGTCTGACCTGTTGCAGGGTTCCGACATCCGCGACTGCGTCCCGCGTTACCGCGTGTTCGAGAATGGATCACTTGTCGACGAACCGGTGCAGGTGTTCGATTATTGGCGCGACGACCTGGTCACCTTCATGATCGGCTGCTCCTTCACCTTTGAGGACGCACTGCTGGAGAACGGCGTCCCCGTCGCCCACATCGAAAACGACTGCAACGTGCCCATGTTCCGCACGAACGTGGCCACGGAACCGGCCGGCCAGTTCTCCGGCCCGCTTGTGGTGTCCATGCGGCCTATCCCGGCCGGTCAGGTCGCCGACGCGGTGCGCATCACCTCGCGTTACCCGGCCGTCCACGGCGCACCCGTGCACGTGGGTGATCCTTCCGCGATCGGGATCTCCGACCTCATGTCCCCGGACTACGGCGACGCCGTTCCCATCCCGGACGGCACCATCCCCGTGTTCTGGGCCTGCGGTGTCACGCCGCAGGCGGTGGTGGCTGCGTCGAAGCCGTCGTTCGCCATCACCCACGCCCCGGGCCACATGCTGGTGACCGACGCACGGGATCTCGAGTACCAGGTGCCTTAG
- a CDS encoding dicarboxylate/amino acid:cation symporter: MSTPLNTETSSPEQTEQTRHTRQSRLPGWLTGFGTQVTIGLVIGLALGFLARALDADLVGEDTSWLTGLLTWVASAYVQLLRLLIPPLIFTAVVTSVANLRKVTNATRLAVSTLVWFAVTALVSVVIGIVVALVMQPGNTTSVSADQASEPHTMGSWLGFIDSVVPVNFLGLSAAANSDGDINVTFNVLQILVLSLAIGIAAVKAGKSAEPFLHFAESLLSVIQVVLWWIIRLAPIGTAALIGRAVSTYGWEALGSLGQFVLAIYVGLALVMFVVYPAALAFSGIPVGGFFKRVWPVTSLGFFTRSSMGVMPVNQRVAEQSMGVPREYASFVMPLAATSKMDGCASVYPAVAAIFVAQFYDIDLSLTHYLLIVIVSVLGSAATAGTTGATVMLTLMLSTLGLPLAGVGLLLATEPIIDMGRTAVNVTGQSVVATIVAKRNGILDQDTWDAAEDGEGALAPKDTAASMTERATV, translated from the coding sequence ATGTCGACCCCCCTCAACACCGAAACTTCCTCCCCTGAGCAGACTGAGCAGACCCGGCATACCCGGCAGTCCCGGCTGCCCGGGTGGCTCACCGGATTCGGCACCCAGGTCACCATCGGCCTGGTCATCGGCCTCGCGCTGGGTTTTCTGGCTCGCGCGCTGGACGCCGACCTGGTCGGCGAGGACACCAGCTGGCTCACCGGGCTGCTCACCTGGGTGGCCTCGGCCTACGTCCAGTTGCTGCGCCTGCTCATCCCGCCGCTGATCTTCACCGCCGTGGTCACCTCGGTGGCCAACCTGCGCAAGGTCACCAACGCCACCCGTCTGGCGGTGTCCACCCTGGTGTGGTTCGCCGTCACCGCGCTGGTGTCCGTGGTCATCGGCATCGTGGTCGCACTGGTCATGCAGCCGGGCAACACCACCTCCGTGAGCGCCGACCAGGCCTCCGAGCCGCACACCATGGGCTCCTGGCTGGGATTCATCGACTCCGTCGTCCCCGTCAACTTCCTGGGCCTGAGCGCCGCCGCCAACTCCGACGGCGACATCAACGTCACGTTCAACGTGCTGCAGATCCTCGTGCTCTCCCTGGCCATCGGCATCGCCGCGGTCAAGGCCGGCAAATCTGCGGAGCCCTTCCTCCACTTCGCCGAGTCCCTGCTCAGCGTCATCCAGGTGGTCCTCTGGTGGATCATTCGCCTGGCACCCATCGGCACGGCGGCCCTCATCGGCCGCGCCGTCTCCACCTACGGCTGGGAGGCCCTGGGTTCCCTCGGTCAGTTCGTCCTGGCCATCTACGTGGGCCTGGCGCTGGTCATGTTCGTGGTCTACCCGGCGGCGCTGGCGTTCTCCGGCATCCCGGTCGGCGGGTTCTTCAAGCGGGTGTGGCCGGTGACGAGCCTGGGCTTCTTCACCCGTTCCTCCATGGGCGTCATGCCCGTCAACCAGCGTGTCGCCGAGCAGTCCATGGGCGTGCCGCGCGAGTACGCCTCCTTTGTCATGCCGCTGGCCGCGACCTCCAAGATGGACGGCTGTGCGTCGGTCTACCCCGCCGTCGCCGCGATCTTTGTCGCCCAGTTCTACGACATCGACCTGAGCCTCACGCACTACCTGCTCATCGTCATCGTCTCGGTCCTCGGCTCCGCCGCCACGGCGGGCACCACCGGCGCCACCGTCATGCTCACCCTCATGCTGTCCACCCTGGGCCTGCCGCTCGCCGGCGTGGGTCTGCTCCTGGCCACCGAGCCGATCATCGACATGGGGCGCACCGCGGTCAACGTCACCGGTCAGTCCGTGGTGGCCACGATCGTGGCCAAGCGCAACGGCATCCTCGATCAGGACACCTGGGACGCGGCCGAGGACGGCGAGGGCGCCCTCGCGCCGAAGGACACCGCCGCCTCGATGACTGAGCGCGCCACCGTCTAG
- a CDS encoding IS1380 family transposase, which yields MLFNHTPASASHSFDDENLTATTGLVPIMALAQKAGLPALAEDRLTVTTTGADKGANPAPKLATLVAGMAAGADSIDDMNIVRHGGMKHLFDRVYAPSTLGSFLRSFAFGHVRQLDAISSRFLTNLNAHTPLLPTNQDSAQASMIFVDVDDTVIDVHSASKQGAGFGYQGSRGLNALLATASTASSGQIIVGQRLRKGSTSSARGADKFVSDALATTTRINSGTSVLVRADSAYYSSGVVKAAHDGGAHVSITVRMDKRVKAAIGMISDDSWTGIEYPEAIYDEDSGAWISKAEVAEIPFTAFTSKKKALQTTGRLVVRRIPELNETKRAAGQDPLFNLFRYHAFFTTVDQDRFDTVAADHIHRRHAIIEQINAELKNGALAHMPSGVFNANAAWLAVAAITHNLLRAAAGVVGGRMGKVRAQTLRTRIISVPARIAHRARKLILHLPRAWPWATEFSRLWQSALGPPRTVSI from the coding sequence GTGCTATTCAACCACACACCCGCGTCTGCGTCCCATTCCTTCGACGATGAGAACCTCACCGCAACCACCGGGCTGGTCCCGATCATGGCACTGGCCCAGAAGGCAGGCCTGCCAGCCCTCGCCGAAGACCGTCTGACCGTGACCACAACCGGGGCGGACAAAGGCGCGAACCCAGCACCGAAACTGGCCACCCTGGTCGCAGGAATGGCTGCCGGGGCCGACTCGATCGATGACATGAACATCGTCCGCCACGGCGGCATGAAACACCTCTTCGACCGCGTTTACGCCCCTTCGACACTGGGCTCGTTCCTCCGCTCGTTCGCCTTCGGCCACGTCAGACAACTCGACGCCATCTCCTCCCGCTTCCTGACCAACCTCAACGCGCACACACCGCTGCTGCCCACGAACCAGGACAGTGCACAGGCGTCAATGATCTTCGTCGATGTCGACGACACCGTCATCGACGTTCACTCCGCGTCGAAGCAGGGAGCCGGGTTCGGCTACCAAGGTAGTCGCGGGCTCAACGCACTATTGGCGACCGCATCGACTGCCAGTTCCGGCCAAATCATCGTCGGTCAACGCCTGCGCAAAGGCTCAACCTCCTCAGCCCGGGGTGCTGACAAATTCGTCTCCGACGCTCTGGCCACCACAACCCGGATCAACTCTGGCACTTCGGTGTTGGTGCGCGCTGATTCGGCATACTACTCATCAGGCGTCGTCAAAGCCGCCCACGACGGCGGGGCTCATGTGTCGATCACGGTACGCATGGACAAAAGGGTCAAAGCAGCGATCGGAATGATCAGCGATGACTCCTGGACTGGCATCGAATACCCCGAAGCGATCTACGACGAAGATTCCGGGGCATGGATTTCGAAGGCCGAAGTCGCTGAGATCCCATTCACCGCGTTCACCTCAAAGAAGAAGGCACTGCAAACGACGGGGCGTCTGGTGGTGAGACGCATCCCGGAACTCAACGAAACAAAACGGGCTGCCGGGCAAGACCCGTTGTTCAACTTGTTCCGGTACCACGCGTTCTTCACCACCGTCGATCAGGATCGTTTCGACACTGTCGCTGCTGATCACATCCATCGCAGACACGCGATCATCGAGCAGATCAATGCGGAGCTGAAGAATGGTGCCCTGGCGCATATGCCCTCCGGGGTGTTCAACGCCAACGCCGCTTGGCTCGCAGTCGCAGCGATCACGCACAACCTGCTGCGGGCTGCTGCCGGAGTCGTTGGTGGACGGATGGGCAAGGTGCGCGCCCAGACGCTGCGAACACGGATCATCAGCGTCCCGGCCCGGATTGCTCACCGGGCTAGGAAACTGATCCTGCATCTGCCGAGAGCCTGGCCGTGGGCGACGGAGTTCTCACGACTCTGGCAATCGGCGTTGGGACCACCCCGGACAGTGTCGATCTGA
- a CDS encoding mismatch-specific DNA-glycosylase — MRVADDFPEDLKLLFVGINPSLRSGEVGAHFAGASNRFWPALQAAGIVDRRIRTTDGMSAADRAHLHERGIGITNIVPEATRRADELTREQLRAGFAELSEKIDRVRPAAVAVLGVTAWREATGDRHVAMGEQDSPWEGVRLFIAPNPSGLNAHYKPADLARIYGDIAHAAGISGVSPESPATPDQGE, encoded by the coding sequence ATGCGTGTCGCCGATGACTTTCCCGAGGACCTGAAACTGCTGTTCGTGGGCATCAACCCCTCGCTGCGCTCCGGGGAGGTGGGCGCGCACTTCGCCGGCGCGAGCAACCGGTTCTGGCCCGCGCTGCAGGCCGCGGGGATCGTCGACCGACGCATCCGCACCACCGACGGGATGAGTGCCGCCGACCGCGCACACCTGCACGAGCGCGGCATCGGCATCACCAACATCGTGCCCGAAGCCACCCGGCGCGCCGACGAGCTGACCAGGGAGCAGCTACGCGCGGGATTCGCCGAGCTCAGCGAGAAGATCGACCGCGTGCGGCCCGCGGCCGTCGCCGTCCTCGGGGTCACCGCCTGGCGCGAGGCCACGGGGGACCGCCACGTGGCGATGGGCGAGCAGGACAGCCCGTGGGAGGGCGTGCGCCTGTTCATCGCGCCGAACCCCAGCGGCCTCAACGCGCACTACAAACCCGCGGACCTCGCACGCATCTACGGAGACATCGCCCACGCGGCGGGAATCAGCGGCGTTTCTCCGGAGAGTCCAGCCACGCCTGATCAAGGGGAATGA
- a CDS encoding heme oxygenase (biliverdin-producing), protein MCAPALVQPLSIRLRECPAQAHEHAEGSDFMTSLLGGDATPEAFTALTAQLYYVYDALEAAMRRHRESVWAGQIYDARLERRDAIATDLAFLLGPGWREEITPLPATRRYVERLEEADEIGVIGHHYVRYLGDVAGGQVIATMMQRLYGVSPEGLSFYDFSALGKIKPFRDDYRAALDGLDLTDAQAAALTDEAELAFALNSDVFADLAGEPAL, encoded by the coding sequence ATGTGTGCCCCGGCCCTGGTACAACCGCTGTCCATCCGTCTCCGCGAGTGCCCGGCCCAGGCGCACGAACACGCAGAAGGCTCCGACTTCATGACCAGTCTGCTCGGCGGCGACGCTACGCCAGAGGCTTTCACCGCTCTGACGGCGCAGCTCTACTACGTCTACGACGCCCTGGAGGCCGCGATGCGCCGCCACCGTGAGAGCGTCTGGGCCGGGCAGATCTACGACGCCCGGCTAGAGCGTCGAGACGCGATCGCCACCGACCTGGCGTTTCTTCTGGGGCCCGGCTGGCGGGAGGAGATCACGCCGCTGCCGGCCACGAGGCGCTACGTCGAGCGGCTGGAGGAGGCGGACGAGATCGGGGTGATCGGCCACCACTATGTGCGCTACCTGGGCGACGTCGCCGGCGGGCAGGTCATCGCGACGATGATGCAGCGCCTCTACGGAGTCTCGCCCGAGGGCCTGAGCTTCTACGACTTCTCCGCACTGGGAAAGATCAAACCCTTCCGGGACGACTACCGCGCGGCACTCGACGGGCTGGACCTCACCGACGCGCAGGCGGCGGCGCTGACCGACGAGGCCGAGCTGGCCTTCGCCCTGAACTCGGACGTGTTCGCGGACCTCGCCGGGGAGCCGGCGCTCTAG
- a CDS encoding NRAMP family divalent metal transporter, with translation MSDNTTPGSSTAASQVDGVDTTTDAPVAEALKSGAKRSAIFGAMFLMATSAIGPGFLAQTSTFTAKMGAAFAFAILVSILVDVAIQLNVWRVVGVSGLRANELGNRVLPGLGWVIAVFVFIGGAVFNIGNIAGTGLGTDAMFGLDPRIGGAVSAAIAIFIFLSKRAGVAVDRLVVALGAIMILLMLYVAIVSAPPVGEALKQSVLPDDVDITVIITLIGGTVGGYITFAGAHRMIDAGLSGPEHVKEVTQASVLGVIVTGIMRVLLFLAVLGVVAGGVVLSTDNTAADAFHHAAGEIGLRLFGLVLWAAGLTSVIGASYTSISFVTTQQTSARTRNLLTVAFITVCAVVYVLLNQAPQALLIFAGAFNGLILPIGFAMVLWVATFRTDLLRGYKYPKWLIVIGVLVWLLTLYLGYDVFSTNIGKLFN, from the coding sequence ATGAGCGATAACACCACGCCCGGTAGCAGTACCGCGGCCTCCCAGGTGGACGGTGTGGACACCACCACCGACGCCCCCGTGGCCGAGGCGCTGAAGTCAGGAGCCAAGCGCTCCGCGATCTTCGGCGCCATGTTCCTCATGGCCACCAGCGCCATCGGTCCGGGCTTCCTCGCCCAGACCTCCACCTTCACCGCCAAGATGGGCGCGGCCTTCGCCTTCGCCATCCTCGTGTCCATCCTCGTGGACGTGGCCATCCAGCTCAACGTCTGGCGTGTCGTCGGCGTCTCCGGCCTGCGCGCCAACGAGCTGGGCAACCGCGTCCTCCCCGGCCTCGGCTGGGTCATCGCGGTCTTCGTCTTCATCGGCGGCGCCGTGTTCAACATCGGCAACATCGCCGGCACCGGCCTGGGCACCGACGCCATGTTCGGCCTCGACCCGCGCATCGGTGGCGCAGTCTCCGCGGCCATCGCCATCTTCATCTTCCTGTCCAAGCGCGCCGGCGTCGCCGTCGACCGCCTCGTGGTCGCACTCGGCGCCATCATGATCCTGCTCATGCTCTACGTCGCCATCGTCTCCGCTCCCCCGGTCGGTGAGGCCCTCAAGCAGTCCGTCCTCCCGGATGACGTGGACATCACGGTCATCATCACCCTCATCGGCGGCACCGTCGGCGGTTACATCACCTTCGCCGGCGCCCACCGCATGATCGACGCCGGCCTCAGCGGCCCGGAGCACGTCAAGGAAGTCACCCAGGCCTCCGTCCTCGGTGTCATCGTCACCGGCATCATGCGTGTCCTGCTCTTCCTCGCGGTCCTCGGCGTCGTCGCCGGCGGCGTCGTTCTCTCCACGGACAACACCGCAGCGGACGCTTTCCACCACGCAGCCGGTGAGATCGGCCTGCGCCTGTTCGGCCTGGTTCTTTGGGCCGCCGGCCTGACCTCGGTCATCGGCGCGTCGTACACCTCGATCTCCTTCGTCACCACGCAGCAGACCAGCGCTCGTACCCGCAACCTGCTCACCGTCGCGTTCATCACCGTGTGTGCCGTCGTCTACGTCCTCCTCAACCAGGCTCCGCAGGCACTGCTCATCTTCGCCGGCGCGTTCAACGGCCTGATCCTGCCCATCGGCTTCGCCATGGTCCTCTGGGTCGCCACCTTCCGCACTGACCTACTGCGCGGTTACAAGTACCCGAAGTGGCTGATCGTCATCGGTGTCCTGGTCTGGCTGCTGACGCTCTACCTCGGTTACGACGTCTTCTCCACCAACATCGGCAAGCTCTTTAACTAG